Below is a window of Microcebus murinus isolate Inina chromosome 3, M.murinus_Inina_mat1.0, whole genome shotgun sequence DNA.
CATCTCAGGTGATTGTTGTGGGTAACCCAGCCAATACCAACTGCCTGACTGCCTCCAAGTCAGCTCCATCCATCCCCAAGGAGAACTTCAGTTGCTTGACTCGTTTGGATCACAACCGAGCTAAATctcaagtaagaaaaaaatgcattttaaatcttATGAATGTTCAACTTGAAAACCTTAAactttctcacttttaaaataaatgaatcttaGTTTGTGcttttgtattgttatttttgtttaagaggaaactattttattgaattaaaagtaaattattgttaaatttcGTAGGGAGTctttaaatttattctcttaaggACTCAGGCTGGACTTCCTACTTAATTTTATCTTCAACTATATCTCAGTTGCTAACTATAATTAAATGCAATTGCTAATGTTCTCCTGCTGCAGTAGTTAAAAATTAGTTACTAGTGTAAATTATTCGCATAATagtacataatttaattttatctgaaATACAGGTGATTATAAAACCAAAGATTTGagctttgtgtgtttgtgtgattcTGCTTCCTTTTTCCCTGCAGCTAAGAAATCaaattcagattttaattttcaattttatatttaatttcattttcagttttttgtccttttaatatTCTATGGATATCCATAAAATTTCCTGCTTTCACTATGTAGGAGCTAAACTTTAATTGTTGTTCATTTCCCTTACCCTTATAGCCTTAGCTGAATATGCCAAGGAGCTAGTGACCAGGGAATTGACaatagtttttcaaaaaattagaagCTAGGCCACTCATCTGAGCCAGCTTCCTAGGCTTCCACAGATGTAACCGGTCTTGGTTCCCCTAGAAATCATGATAAACTTCTACTTCTCAGGCATAACCTCTTTCCTTTGTCCTAGCACTTTTGTGCACATCCCTCCTTATCCATAGGTCATCACTGCTAGATGTGTGTGAGTTAGTGCTTTTTCTTCTAGAGAATAGAACTTTATTTTagtttcaagaaaattttatttaaccagAAGATGGGTATGAGGTCTAAGTTGAAAAATCACTGCCTTAAACTGAGAATTGATAATCACTCAGCTCTAGTATGCCTATTGAAAGAGGAAAGAATTTACATTTAGTAAGCTTCTACTGTAGGTTGAATGCTTTAcatgtaattttttcatttaatttttataataactatATGAGGTATCTCTTATTAATAATCCCTGTTTTATAGGTAAGAAacctgaggcacaaagaagtcaGGAAACCTGCTCAGagtcatacagctagtaaatgaTGAAGCCTGACTCCAAATCTTTATATATGTTCTTACCTAATGGGGTATCAAGTGACCCAAGTCTGCTTATTATCTCGGAGACCTTGAGAAAGTGTGTTCAAACTATAAAAGGGATAAATAATTACACCTACCTCAGAGAGAGTTGTTATGAAAATTAGATAAGATCTATATCAAGCCCTTAATGTGGTACCTGCACATAGTAAAACACAATAAAGTTTGGCtactattattattgattttgtttttattattaaccaGGATATAGCCTAAACATTCCAGTTAACTTAGAGTGTTAATGGATAACAagcttaaaatgcaaatgttctcTGAGAGGCTTTGGACTATGAGCTGGGTCTGGTTGCTGGGAAGGAACAAGAGTTTGTTTAAATGATTGGAGGCAGGAGGTTTGGGTACTATAGGGCCCttataaaggaaaagatattACATGTGTTGCAGTTGTAAACTGGATTACCAAATAGTTACTTATTTAGTTCCTAGGGAGAAAGAGGTAAAATGAGGACTCTGACAAACCTCTTTCTTTGCTGTTTCACCTGAGGCCCTGGTGAAGGCAGGCTTTGGAAAGTTCTGCTTCCAGAATTACCACTAACTGACAATTTGTTCCAGTGCCTGAAACAGTTTTCATTACAGGGGCAAAAGTCTGAATAAGCAAAGAGGGGAGAAAGAAGCAGTCTCATCAAACTTTAACCATCACATTTGGCACATGTTCTTTGTTTCTTACAGGCTCTTGGTTAGGTACTTTTTCAGCAAGTCAATCTGACACAGTGATGAAAGCTTTTAGGAAGTTTTTGAAGAAGCAGTTTCTTCCTCTAATAGCAAGTTGTTCATCCAGTGAGAAAAATAACAAGCCCAAACATAAGTTGTTTTGTATGAATGGTCAAGTCTTACATAATTTGTTGAAATAGAGACCTTAGTTACTTAGTAACTGTTTTATCATCTGTAGAACTCCCCTCTAAGTTTGCAAACCAAAGCTGTATGTATGTCTGCTGACAAGGTAATTTGACAGTAATACCAGTTAGCTGGTATCAGGGGGAAGAAAATTACTGAGGGAAAAAACTTTGACAGATCTATATGACAGATATGAGTATCTAAGGGAGCAAGGAACTGTTATACCAGGTATGTGTTAAGACTAGCTCTGACATGAACGATATTCAGAAATTACATCTGCTGAGTGCAAAGTACCTGGCCTTTGCTATTCAGACAGAAGTGGATTAGCTCAAGAGATCAAAGGAGCAAGAGGAGGTGGGCAACTAGAACAAAGGAAGTAATGGGAGCCAAGGACACCTGAGGGAGGAGAGGCCTAGAGGCATTTTGTCTTCACTGTACTTGGAGCAATTGAAACTGACATTCAGAAGAGTTATTGGCTCTAAGTTCTTAGTAATATACATCTTGGGTTACTTGCCCAAggtataaattttcttttttctctacaaTGCTAGCTAAATAAGTATAAATGTAAGTATAAGTGCAATTCTTCCCAAGTCTTTTCAAATCAGAAAATGGTATGCATTGAACAGCATGCCACTCTACCCCATATGCTAAGGAGATTAATAACTGGATACCCCAGAAACCAACCATCtgatattataattaatagtCCTAATATTTGCAGGACTCTATATGAAACAGGGATTAAGTCAgaggtgattttaaaatgtcaccaacgaagaattttttaaattaatttttagatcATCTGTTTTAGGATTTAAGAAATGGATCTCAACTGGTTTAAGGGTCAGAGTAAAAGTAAAGACAATTCATTCCTTACTTAACTGAATAAATTAGTGTGAATGCCAGTCAAGTCATTGCAAACACTTTTGCAGccttttttccatctttatcctttttgatTGGTTGGTTAattggggattttttgtttgtttttttggatttttttttactttttagtttggAGTAATTATAGACTCAGaagaagttacaaaaatagtGCAGGAGAAGTCCcatgtacccatcccctcttcttcAATTGTTGGCATCTTATAGAACTATAGAGTATTATCAAAACCAGGATTGATTTTGACTAAACTATACACAATGCTATTAACTAAACTTACTCAGATTTTAGCAGTTTTTATATTCACTCATTTTTTATATGTCTTTGTGAATGATACTATGACAtttaatcacatttatagattccTATAATTACCATTATAATCAAGGTACAGATTTTCTTCATCACCCACAAAAGAACTTTCATAACTCTCCCTTTATAGTCACACCTCCCTGTCCTTCCCTAAGCCCTGCCAACCTTCTGTCTGCTCCCCtcctataattttgtcattttgagaacaTTACAAAACTGGAATCATGCAGTAAGGAACCTTTTGagattagctttttaaaattcagtttaagACCTGTAACATACATGTAAATCATTATGTGGTAATGTTCACATAGAACTTTGATGTAgtgctgcttttatttatttgtgctaAAGCTATAGACTCTGGCACAActaattttttctcccattatcgttacacagagaaaagtaaaattatccaTGTTGTCACTAACAAATCAACTTCCTAAAAATTTTTTCCCACATTCCCTTCCACATCATAAATTCTGCTTTCTACTTAggaacaaattatatatataccaaactgtaatttatttcttttctgcacAGAAATTTATCAGACAATTAACAGAATAAACaaggtgattttattttaattaaatatttttagacataaATTTCTAACCTTTTGTGTGGCTATTGTACTACATGTGATTGCAAGGTATGGCAGGATCATAAAGTGCTTTCTGAACCTACAGCTAGAGATTCATCTGTTACATTTCTCTGTGTTACATCGGTtacatttctctgtgtgtgtgtgtatacacatctCTTTCCTttagtttcctaatctataaaacaaGAACACTCATACTTTGGTCATCTGAGTCCCATCCAACTCCAAAATTTCATGTGtagaattatttgaaaattaatttgtatatggtacataataaaaatttcaccTAAATATGGAAAAAGTACCTAAATACCTGATTGCTCAGAACTACTGAGGAAACATCTCCAAGTAAACATTAATAATGAAACAAAGATCACATTTATGTCTTCAGGCAATATTAACTCTTGGTTGATGTTTCACATTGGATAAACCTACTATACTACTAATAAGTTAATCAAACTATAGGATGCTCTCTATTCCTTAATATTCTGCCCCATAATGTTTCAAGTTCACATTAACACTGTTAAGCAGTTTTAGGACATTGCCATgcaataaaatttccattttttacatATCAGTTTAACTCTTGTGTTCTCTTGAAGTTTCAGAAGCTTTTTATCTTTACTTAAGGACATTTGTCAAACAGGTcacaatttgaaataaaaagcatttgtctaagtaatgtatttgttttaaatttaactaGATTGCTCTTAAACTTGGTGTGACTGCTGATGATGTAAAGAACGTCATTATCTGGGGAAATCATTCCTCAACTCAGTATCCAGATGTCAACCATGCCAAGGTGAAGTTGCATGGAAAAGAAGTTGGTGTTTATGAAGCTCTGAAAGATGACAGCTGGCTCAAGGGAGAATTTATCTCGGTAAGAAAAATCTTACCAGCCGAGCATAAAGAACTCTTGTGAGACACATAACATTTTCTGATCTGTGTGTCTTTCCCAGGGCTATGAGGGGAAACCTCAAGAAGAGCAAGCCTTTCCCAGTTGCTCTGATGGTTGTGTACTTTCTTCTGGGATCATACTAAGCCAGTCATGATCCGATCTGATCAGCAGTTGAGATTGATTGTCAAAGTGGGAAAAACTAGAGTATCCTCTAGTCATCTGGTTATCTTTAAAGCAAGATCCATTTCTTTGTGTGAAGTGTGGTGAATGTTCTGGGGGgatttgtagttttctcttttgaaaaagacTGGTGCTTATAACTGAATTAAGTGAGTGAGGCCAGCACTGGGTACACATTAAGTGGTAGCAGCCATTCACCCTAGGGTCAACTTGGAATTGATGAAAAGTTTGCTATCATAATCAAGTAACACTGCTACCTCTGCCTGCCCCATCCCAGACCGTGCAGCAGCGTGGTGCTGCTGTCATCAAGGCTCGAAAACTATCCAGTGCAATGTCTGCTGCGAAAGCCATTGCTGACCACGTCAGAGACATCTGGTTTGGAACTCCAGAGGTGAGGACTCAGTGATTTGCAGGTCACTCTTTTTTATTTGTCCCCTGATACTATAATGTAAAAAGAACATAGCCTTAACAGTTGGGTTAGGTTCATTTCCCAGCTCAGCTGCCTACTAGCTGAGTAACCTTGGTAGGTTCTTAACCTTTTTGAGCTATTGTCATCTTTTACATGACATTTACCACACAtggttgtgagggttaaatgagattatatatggaaatatacaatacaatgcctgacacatggtgGGGGTGACGTTTTTTCTTCTTAAGACTATTATTGGGCCAcaacttccttattttaaaatgagaattatgtTTCTCTGGCCCATTTCACATATGATTTggaacaatggaataaaataatatccaTGAAAGTTGTTTTGTCATGGAAGTGCCTGGTGCTGGTGATAGTTCCTTATACAATAATGAGGTTGTACACATAGTAAGAAAATGTCAACCTAGTTTGATTTTGTCGGTTCATGTGTTGGTTATATAAAACAATCCCTAGGCACCATAAGAATGTAAAACATTGTTATTTTCAGGGAGAGTTTGTGTCCATGGGTGTTATCTCTGATGGCAACTCCTATGGTGTTCCTGATGATCTGCTCTACTCATTCCCTGTTGTAATCAAGGTAAGGTATTTTGGTGTTATTTCTCTTCTGTGGGAAAGTAGTTATGTGTTTTTCTTAAGAATGGTATAACTTACTTATACCTTTCTTTAAGTAAGTACCTTACTTCTTTAGAATCAGACTTAAAACAGGTATACCTCTAGATATAAGTTCAAACTAGATTGTTGCTTGCTGGAAGATCAGTTCTAGTTTAATTGTAAATCTcttatttgcaattattttcaaaCAGAATAAGACCTGGAAGTTTGTTGAAGGTCTCCCAATTAATGATTTCTCACGTGAGAAGATGGATCTTACTGCAAAGGAActgacagaagaaaaagaaactgcttttgagtttctttcctcTGCCTGACTAGACAATCATTTTGATGTTACTAAATGCTTCAAAGCTGAAGAATCTAAATGTCGTCTTTGAGTCTAgtaccaaataataataatgctataCTTAAATTACTTGtgaaaaacaacacattttaagATTGTGTGCTTCTTGGTACAGATTTGTGACAGTTCATCATCATGCTATTAGTGCtgcattctaaataaatatatattcaaatgaaaGTGACTCTGACTCTAATTTCTAGCTAATATTTAGCGTCTATTCAGAAAATGAACTTGTGTATCCCAGCCTGTCTAAagggtttcaatttttttttctttttaaccaagGAAAAGCAGTAAAGCTAGTAAATGTTATAAAGGTAAAGCatacatttcttatatttaaatagaatagGGAAACCCACCTTGTGATAATGAATGAATCTATTTCAGGATGTATTTTTAAGTATTGCCtacattaagcaaatatttattaacatcatattttttaaatcttaaaggCTAGTTCATACTTTGTAGATAATTTGATTTTAAGATTCGCTCTTGAGTAGGTTGCAGATAATACTCTATTAACAGTTTTATGCCATTGGATGAAATTAGAACATAttcataataggaaaaaaatggtaataaGTCCTCCCTTGAGTATTACTCTTTAACAGAAAAGTAATCATTTACATTTTGTAACAAGTAAATGTGCCAGATATGTATGTTAGTGTTAGTAGTTCCCAATCTAAGCTTATTACTAAAAacatcatgttatttttaaaaatagccttttaTTATGCTGCTAGTATTAGAGACCTATAAGAAAGAGCAACAATAGTATTAAATACTATCTTACTCTAaacaaagcagtggttctcagtaTTGTTGCTTTTTagtaaaaggtgaaagatttatacCATCTGAAGAGAAATCAGTATGTCATTGCTCTTTCTTATAACCATACTGAAGTTAAtagcttttaaagattttttttaagattcagtGGGTTTTAAGTGTTGAGTTTTTAATCAGAATTATCTGTTAATTAAGATCTGGATTTTGATTTTCAGGGACAgtgtatatagagaaaaaaatagccttttttcccccaatatccATGAGGGCAAAAGGCATTATCTGTGTTTTCATCTTGTGTTTAACACATTGTTCACACATAATAGACACTTAATATAAATTTCTCAAAGCCTAATGTTCTCTTCATGGA
It encodes the following:
- the MDH1 gene encoding malate dehydrogenase, cytoplasmic, producing MSEPVRVLVTGAAGQIAYSLLYSIGNGSVFGKDQPIILVLLDITPMMGVLDGVLMELQDCALPLLKDVIATDKEEVAFKDLDVAILVGSMPRREGMERKDLLKANVKIFKSQGTALEKYAKKSVKVIVVGNPANTNCLTASKSAPSIPKENFSCLTRLDHNRAKSQIALKLGVTADDVKNVIIWGNHSSTQYPDVNHAKVKLHGKEVGVYEALKDDSWLKGEFISTVQQRGAAVIKARKLSSAMSAAKAIADHVRDIWFGTPEGEFVSMGVISDGNSYGVPDDLLYSFPVVIKNKTWKFVEGLPINDFSREKMDLTAKELTEEKETAFEFLSSA